TTTTCACATGTATCCTTTGCGAGCTGCGATTTCTTCTTGTTGGAAACTACCCCTTTGGTAATGGCAAGATCGATATTTGCAACACAGATATTGTGCTCTACGTTAAGCCTTAGAAAAAGGCCTTGGCCCTTTCGATCCTCAGGGATGAAGGAAATGCCGTGTTTCTTTGCATCATCAGGCGACTTCAGACTTACTGCCTTGCCACCGATCGAAATATCGCCCTGCACAGAACTGTCGGCTCCGAAGAGTCCAAGTGCTAGCTCACTCTTTCCAGAGCCAATTATTCCAGTAATTCCCAGTATCTCGCCCTTTCTTAGAGAGAAATTGATTGGCGCAAACATCTTTTCTGTTCTGAACTCTCTCACTTCAAAGAGCTTCTCTTCTGATGAAGTCCCTTCTCGAACGGGGAACTCCTCTTTGAGCGTTCTTCCCAGCATTGATTTTACAAGCGTTTTCAGATCTACCGAACGAATGTCGAATGTTCCAGCGTTCTGGCCGTCTCTTAATACAGTCGCCCTATCACAAACGCGAAAAACCTCATCTAGGTGGTGAGATATGTAGATCATGTTTACTTCTTTCTTCTTCAGGTCATCCATGATTTTGAAGAGTGTGTCAATTTCCGCTCTGCTCATACCGGTTGTGGGTTCATCCAAAAGAAGAATATTCGCATTGATAGAGAGAGCTTTGATGATTTCTATTATCCTTTTCTGGCCAAGTCCCAAATCGCCCACAAAAGCACTCGGATCCACAGCAATTGCAAAGGAGGAAAGATACTTTGCCGCTTTATCCAGAAGCTCTCTCTTTTTGATGGAGCCAAAGAAAGACTTTGTTGGCTCGTGGCCAAGGAAAATGTTTTCAGCAACCGTAAGAGAGTCCACCAGACTAAGCTCCTGATATATTGCGCCGATTCCTTTGTGCCTAGCATCGACAGGGTCTTCGATCGTCACACTTTTCCCTCTCACTTGAATCGATCCGGAATCCATTTTGTGGACACCGGTAAGGATTTTGATTAACGTTGATTTTCCGGCGCCGTTCTCCCCAAGAAGCGCGTGAACTTCGCCCTCGGCAAGTTCGAAACTTACATCTTTCAGTGCGTGTATACCTCCAAAAGATTTATGGATTCCTTCGAGCTTCAGCACAGTTTCAGGCACTTCTTACACCCGCTTTCCTAGCAAATCCCGTACGCTCTCTGACGAAGGGATAGAAGTCTGAGCACCGGAAATTGTTGTACTTAACGCTCCAGCTGCATTTGCCCATGCTAGAGACTGTCTCAGGCTTTCACCTTTTGAAAGGGCTGCCGCCAGCGCTCCGGAAAAAACATCTCCTGCAGCAGTAGTATCAACGCAGTTAACTTTGAAGGGATCGAGCTCTATAAAGCAGTCTTCATCGAGGCCCACGATGCCCTTTTCGCCCAGAGTAACTATCGGTAATCTGAAACCCAGCAGCCTAAGTTTCTCAAGAGCATCACGTGCCGACTCTTTATCACGTACTTCTATACCGGTGAGTATCCTCGCCTCCGTTTCGTTTGGTTTTATGAGATGAACCAAAGATGCAATGGAATCGGGAAATCCCTGTCTTGGGGCAGGCGCAGGATCGACAATGGTAAACATGCCTTTCTCGTGAGCCATTTCTATTGCCCTGTAGATAGTCTCTTCTGCTATCTCCATGGTTAGCAAAAGAATTCTTCCCGATTGGAAGAGATCCGAGTTCCTCTCTACATCAGCGGGAGAGAGTAATGCGTTGCTGCCTGGAGTGAATGAAATCGAGTTCTGGCCCTTCTTATCAACTCGTATCATTGCTATTCCGGCTGTTCTTTCGGGATCTCTGAGAATTCTGGAAGTGTCGACTCCCTTTTCACTCATCAAATTAACCAACTCTACGCTGAATCTGTCACCGCCGAGTTTAGTGAACATCTGAACCTTGGCGCCATTCATTGCAGCCGCGACCGCCTGATTGCCACCTTTACCGCCCGGATAGGTACTGAAGTTGTCCGTAAGAACTGTCTCACCTGGCTCTGGAAGGCTGTCCATTACCATAACAAGATCCATATTCATACTTCCCATGCACAGAATCTCTCCGTTGAAGTCGAAATCAACCATCTTTAGCCTCCCTTCGAAGAGGCTCGACACTTTTCATGAACTTCTTCACTCTGTCGGGATCCACAGGATTCTTCCAGTTGTTGTCTTTCTTGAAGTAACTGCCAACAATCGCTCCATCAGAAAATTTCAGCAACTCACTCGCATTATCTTCCGTTAGGCCGCTACCGATTATTACGGGGACGCGAACGGTATCGCTGAATCTCCTTACTTTCCCAGCATCGGGTGCTTGTCCTGTTTCAAATCCAGTAACTATTAGTACTTCTGCGCCTTCAGACTCTGCATCGTGGGCCTGTTCCTCCACACTTCTGTCCGAAATGATGAAATGGCTTCCATGCTTGACATTGACGTCGCACATGAACTTGACGTCTTCTGCGCCGAGGAGTTTTCTGTATCTAGCGAGTTCTGCCCCGATACCTTCTGTCAAACCGGCGTGAGAAACATATGCATTCACCCATTCGAAGACTCTTATCCATCTGGCTCCTGCTGCAACAGCCGCTGCAAGCGAAACCTTCCCTCCATTGAGATGGCAGTTCACTCCCACTGGAATTCTGACGGCTTCCCGAACCTTCTGAGTCGCCACTGCCAGGGCTGCCGAGGTTTCATGACCGATCTTCTCACCCTTGAGATAAGGGAAGTCCCAGATATTCTCTATTTGAAGTCCGTCGACACCGCAATCCTCCATGGTTCTTGCCTCTTCAACGGCGATCTTGAGTATCTCCTTCATTCCAAACCTGGCAGAATCATATCTTGGCGAACCTGGGAGGGGACGCAGGTGTATCATTCCTATAATGGGTTTATCGATTTCGAATATTTCTTCAAGAACTTCCTTGTTTCTTTTCACAATTACCACCTCTTTGTCTTTCGGCGCAACTGCAGAACAGTATCCTTGATCGATGAATAGAGAAAATATCGATATCTAGAAATCTACTCCGGAAACGAGTATGATGTTCGCGTAGGGAGTGAACTCTCCTGTCTTCACAAATACTTTGACTTCTTTGCCTTGGAGACTGCCATTTAGAACTAGATCCTTAAATTCTGGATGAGGTATATTCTCCTCTACAATGTCGTTCCCCTTGTTCTTGATTTGCGAAACAATTTCCTTCAGTTGTGAATAGATTTCGGGGCTTACCGATTTAGTTTCGTCAGCGATAATTACCTTCTCGATTTCAAGTTCCTCGAGTACGACCTTAACGACATCTACGAACCTGGGGAGATCCCTTCCTACCGATACATCGATGCAGATTGTGTTTTCGTGCCTTGGGAATGGAAACCCTCTGTCTGTAATAACTAACATGTCGCCGTGGCCAAGTCTTGCCACTTCTCTTGCAAGATCGTTGTGAAGAATACCCTTTGTCTTCATTCCTTCACCTCCATTGATTTGTCATATTTCAGTTGATTCCCTCACTATAAGCTGTGAATCCAGCTCTATCTTTCTCGTGTGGACATCTTCACCACTCTGCTTCTTCATTATCTTCTCAAGAAGCAACTTCATTGCTGCCCTTCCGGCTTCATACTTCGGCTGATTCACAGTCGTCATCGCCGGGATTACTAGTGACGAGTAAAGAACATTGTCAAACCCCGCGATGGAGATATCTATCGGAATCTTTAAACCATGCTGTTTTGCTGCCTCGATTGCCCCCCACGCCATCATGTCATTCCCGGCAAAAATAGCAGTAGGTCTGTTCTTAAGTTTCAATATTTTCTGCTTCATTATCTTGAATCCGTCTTCATATTTGAAGCTACCGTAATAGATTCTTATATCTCCTTTGCGTATTCCATCTCTCTCGAGCTCGCTGCAGAATCCCTGAAGCCTTCTTACTGCGCTGGGCACATCACTTGGCCCTGCTATGCAGGCGAATCTATTGTGGCCTTTGTTTAGTAAGTGTCTGGCTAATTGAGCAGAACCTTTGAAATTATTCGTGTAGATTACGTCAATTAGTGGATTCTCGATTGTGAGATGCCTGTCAAGAATCACCATGGGCATTCCATCTGAGAGATCTGCTAGAAGCCCCTCTTCCATTCTGGGTGCAACATTGATCACACCATCAACTCCGTGGCCAAGGAAGGAAATCAACGTCTCTTCTTCTCTGTAACTCTTTCCGTCGCTGTTGCAAAGAAACATCTGATAATCGTGATCGAGGGCAATGCTTTCCACGCCTCTCGCAATTTCTGCGAAGTACGGATTAGTTATATCTGGAACCAGAAGTCCAACCAGGAATGACTTTCGAATTTTCAGACTTCTGGCAATTTTACTTGGTCTGTACTGAAGGGCGTTTATGGATTCAAGGACAGCGCTTTTCAGTTCAGGACTCACGAACTTCTTCCCAGATATTACATTTGATACTGTCGCGACCGATACTCCAGCATGTTTGGCAACATCTTTCATATTAGCCATTTCATGGACCCTCACTCGATTTCTAGTTAAACGTTTAGTTAATCGTTTAACTAGAGTGTATCATCCATGAACTTGTATTCAAAACCCAGCTATGTTTGAATGAAAGCAGTTATCTTTGAAGGAGGGTGATTAAAATAGTTTTGCTAAGAAAATCGCAAGTATTCAAAGTGAAGCCTGCTTATTTCTGACCAGTGGGAGCTGGCGCCATGACTGGATAATCTGAATGTTTGTCTTTCCAGAAGCGAAAAACTATTCACACGAAAACTGTTCGAAATCGCATTGGCTTAGTGTTTGTTGTTTGTGGAAATTGATCAGATTGTATTATGATGTATGAGTTTTTTGTAGTATTATTGCACAGAAGTCATCGTGGGAGGTGGTTATGTGAGCTTAGAGAAGAGGCTTTACAAGTCGAGAAAGGACAAAGTGATAGACGGTCTAGCTGCAGGAATAGGGGAGTATTTAGGAATCGATCCGGTGATTGTAAGATTGGTCTTTGTTGCACTTGTTTTTGCAGGTGGAGCCGGTTTGCTGATTTATATCATCGGCATGTTCATAGTGCCGAGGGCTCCAATCAACAAAGAGAACAATGTTGTGATAATGGATGAGGAGGGTAAGCCGATAGAAGAGGGAGAGAAAGAGGCGCTTTCGGATGACAAAAGCAAGCTGATTATTGCTGGGCTTCTCATTGTTTTTGGCATAGCACTCTTGTTAGGGTCATTCACTCCCTGGAACATTTTCAGCGGGATATTCTGGAAGTTTGTTATTGGAATAGTATTGATAGCAGGTGGAGGGTTCGTAATCTATAAGTCCGTAAGCAGGAGCTGATTATATGAGAATTGCAATGGGATTGATTTTCGTCTTGGTTGGTGTCTTGCTGATCTTTGGATTGTTCACTGGAGACACACTTCTCAATGCCCTGGTCAATCTCGCAAATTACTGGCCGATTATTCTTGTCCTGGTCGGGTTAAGCATTCTTTCAAGCGTAAAGGCCCTTCGCTGGATCAGATACGTTAATGTCCTGCTTATTGTCGCTTTTGTGCTGTTCATATTCTTTTGGCCCTCGCCATTTCTCTCGGGCGAGAAAGCCGTTAGGAATTCTGTGACACTTGAGGCTTCTGAGTCTTCCAGAAGCATTGAGATTTTACTCAACCTTGCGATGGCTAACATTACTGTTGAATCATTGATGGAAGATGTAGCGTCTTCAACGTTTGCGGTAGTCGAATATTCAGTTCGAGGCACCGATCTCAGGATTGAAGAGGATAGTACGCAGCTATCTCAAAGGTTTGTGATAAGACCTGATTCAAACGTCTCTTGGCTTGGAACAAGTACCGTAGTGATTAAGCTGAACCCAGATTATAACTATGTGCTCAAGTTTGACAGCGCGGTAATGAATGGCAGGTTCAATCTGGCTGAGCTGAAAGTTGACGAACTGAAGTTGAGCGGGGCTGTTATTAAGACAAAATTGATTATACCTGAAGTGGGCCCCTCAAATACTAAAGTCAATGCTGCCATTATCAACTCAGAGATTATTATCCCAGACGGTATTAGGTCTATTCTGAAAGCTAATGCTGCCATACGGAATATTAGAACAGATCTGTCATATACCGGAGACAAAGAGTATGTGTTTGAGGGTTCAACATTTGATTTCAGCTCATATCTTACTTTTGACAGTGCAATAATGAATCTGAGAGTCCTACGCTGAAGCCAGTTTTAGAGCTTTGTCGCAAATGGAGATTTCCATGGGCAGGGTTCCGACAACCTCCCCATCCATCTGAATAATTACATCTCTGTCGCTTATGACAGAAATAGATCTGGCGTTTCTGTAGCTTACTGTATCCACGACTAGATGTTCGCCGCGATAGATCTTCGGGAAGTGGTACAGAAGACGGAGCTTTGACATCTTTGAGACACCAACTATGTCCATGAGCCCATCATCTACAAGCGCTTTGGGGGCGATTCTCATTCCTCCTCCAAAGTAGTTTCCGTTTGCCATAGTAAGAAAAAAGAATCTGTCCGAGAACTTTTCTCCGTCAATGGTGAAACTTAGCGGATAAGTTCTCGAAGTGATGAATTCGATCAGAAAGGAAAGCAGGTATGCCATCTTTCCACTGGTCTTGAATCTCGATTTGTTCATTCTGTTAGTCTGAAGTTCCCCGACAGGAAATTAATGAGACTCTTTCCCAGAGAGAAAAAAGGCACAAGAATGTTGTGAAAGTGTAGACAGTAAATGGTCAATTTACAATTGACTTCGCTCGTTTCTTTGTGCTATGATTCTGTTATGAATTACAAACCTAAAGGCCTTTATTTAGCTAAGATTGTGAGTAAGTACAAGGACAGAGAATACTTCACTTATCTTCTGAGAAGAAGCTATCGAGAAGATGGTAAGGTGAAACAGCAAACCATTGCCAACCTTACTGAATTGCCAGAAGTTACTAGAGAGTTAGTCAAAGAGAGTCTCCAGGGGAGAGTCTTTCTTCCATCCGAAGAGGCAATTGAGATTACTCGGTCGAGAGCTCATGGTAATGTTGCGGTTATAAGTAAGGTAATGGAGGATCTAGGTATTTCCGAATTGCTTTCTTCTCGAAGGAGTAGAGAAAGCGATCTAATAGAGGCGATGATAGTTGCAAGGATAATAAACCCTCAGACGAAGCTTTCCACAATACGCTGGTGGGATAATACCACTATTCCCGAAGAGTTCTCAGTGGAAGATGCGGACGAAGATGAGTTATATACTGCTCTGGACTGGTTGCTCCAGAGGCAAGAGACGATAGAAAGGAAACTTGCGCAGAGACACTTAAGAGAAGGAAGTCTTGTTCTTTACGATGTCTCTTCGAGTTACTATGAAGGGAGTCATTGTAAGCTTGCGAGTTATGGTTATAACAGAGACAAGAAGAAGGGAAAGAAACAGATAGTCTATGGACTCATGACGGATTCTAAAGGTATACCAATATCCATACAGGTATATCCGGGATGTACGAGTGACACTAAAACGATAGGGGAACAGGTAGACAAGGTAAAGGAAGAGTTCAAAGTAGAAAGGTTCGTCGTGGTCGGAGACAGAGGGATGTTAACGCAGGGGCAGATAGACAGATTGAAGGCTCTCGGTGGAGTTGACTGGATTAGTGCCTTTAGAGGGCCTACAATTAAGAGTCTCTTTGAAAATGGGTATTTACAGCTGAGCTTATTTGACGAGAGAGACCTTCTTGAGATAGACTCACCCGATTATCCTGGGGAGAGGTTAATAGTCTGCAGGAATCCCTTTCTTGCAGAAGAGAGAAGGAGAACGAGAGAAGACTTACTCAGGGTGACTGAAGAAAACCTGAACAAACTCTTGAGAAGGATCGCTTCAGGAAGGTTGAGAGAGGCGGGGAAGATAGGGCAGGCACTGGGAAGGATAGAGAACAGGTACAAGATGGCCAAGCATTTCATTTTCAAGATAGAGGATGGGAAGTTCGATTACAGGAGAAATGAAGAAAGTATAGCCTTTGAAGCTTCTCTTGATGGATTTTATATAATCCGAACCAGTGTAGAGAAAGAGAAGTTGACTGCAGAAGAAGTGGTGTACAGCTACAAGAGTCTATCCAGAGTTGAGAGGGCATTCAGGACGCTAAAGGGAGTGGATCTGAAGATACGGCCAATACACCACTGGCTTGAGAAGAGAGTGAGGGCTCACATATTTCTCTGCATGCTAGCGTATTATGTTGAATGGCATTTGAGGGAGTTATGGAAGAGCCTGATCTTCACTGACGAATATACCGATAGAGAACATGTACTACAGGCTATTAGATCCAAAAGCGCACTTGAGAAGACGAGGAAGAAGAAGCTGAGTGACGGGACACCGGTACACAGCTTTCAGACTCTTCTATCTGAAATGAGTACGATTGTCTGTAACGATGCCAGGGTACCTGCGGTACCGGAGATACCTTCATTCACGATAATAACAACTCCCAACGAGGTACAGAGAAAAGCTCTTGAACTTGTCGGATTGAAACAACTCAGCAAACGTAGACAGAAATAATCACTTCATTTCTCTGAAATCCTTTCAGATAGCTATTTCTTGCTTGCTCAGTTCGGGAACTTCAGGTTAGTGATTGCCGCATCGAAACCTGCTCCAACAACGTTTACTGCATATCTAGTTGAATTAGTGCCGTTGAAATCTTTGAAGTTTACCCTTAGCAGGTCGATCTCGCGAATTCTCTTTCCAGATGCTATTTTCACCATTTCTCTGTAGTCTTGTTCAAGGTTTATGGCTCTCGCGAGATCATTCCCTGAGCCAACGGCGACTATGCCGATAGAAGCTCCCGAATTGCCAGCTTTCATTCCGTTTATGACCTCATTCAGAGTCCCGTCTCCGCCAACACTTATTATTCTCTCGTAGCCGCTGTTAAGAGCCACAAACTGCAGAGCATCACCTATACCCGTCGTTATGTGTAGGTCATAATCACCAAGTTTTTCGCGAATCAGTTCGGAGATGTAGCTTTCAAACTCACGGCCTGCTTGACCATGACTGGCATTTGGATTAACTACTACGAGCGTATTCAAAACACCTTACCTCCGCTTAAGCTACGATGGTAGATTCTATCACAAGTTATCAGACCACAGACTCGAGTTTGTGGACAATGAAACTTGCTACATCTTCAGCAAAAGTGCCTGGCCCGAATCCCGCATCGTATCCCAATTCCTTTGCCAGTTCATGAGTTATTCTTGCTCCACCTGCCACCAAAACGATCTTCTTCCTAATGTTTTCCGCTTCAAGAAGCTCCACAAGGGCAGTCATATTCTTCAGATGAACGTTCTTGGCAGTTACAGTTTGAGATACCAGAATAGCATCGGCATTTAGTTCAATTGCCCTTGCTACCAACTCCTCGTTTTGGACCTGGCTACCTAGATTGTGAGCATCTATGTTCCTGTATCGTTCCAACCCATAGTGACCTGCAAAGCCTTTCATATTCATTATTGCGTCAATGCCAACAGTGTGAGCGTCCGTTCCTGTGCTAGCTCCAACCACAACTACCTTTCTCCCTATCCGCTCTTCAATGAACCTGTCGATCTCCTCCATAGACAGTTTCTCCATTGCTATCTTGGGAACTCTAATAGAAGTGTAGTCAACTGAATGGGAGGATTCTCCGTATGCTACAAAAAAAGTGAATCCGGTCGTCATCTCTCTTGAAAATGAGATCTGAGGATTTTTTAGGCCCATCTTTCGCATCAATAATCTGGCAGCCTCATCGGCCTCGGGACCTCCAGGTAGAGGAAGAGTAAAGCTGAGCTGAACTTTGCCGTCGTTCATCGTGTCTCCGTAGGGAGTGATCCTGGTGAGATCTACTGCAGCAGGAAGTTCATTCTTTTTGTATGAGTTTTTATCCATCATAACTCCCTCCAAGCATCTTCTCGATAAATGGATTCCTGTAGCTGTTTCCCTTTTTTTCGACTCCCTCCAGTCCTTTTCCGCCGTGGAGTGATCGCTTTATGTTTGCAAAAGTCCCCTTCTCTAGTGTCTCAAACAAACCTACTGATTGAATTTCCTTCAGTAGATCCACGGCTTCATCTAACACTCTGGAAGCTCTTTCCTGGATTATGCCATCTTCTTTGAATACTATCTCATCACTAAGATTTCGCAGGTTATTGAATATGTACCGTGCGTTTTCAATTGCAAGGTACCTGTCGCTCATGAAGGGAGTGTGAATCGCTTCAGTAAGCATTCCAAGGAGTTGAATGCCTTGATTAGTCATGATGGAAATCACATTGAAAAGAGTATCCTGAGCGTAACCCATGAAGATGTTTCCTGTCATGAACTTTGTAGGAGGCATGTATTTCAGTGGCGCCTTCGGAAATATCTCCCGGCTCATCTGCGCTTGAGCAAGTTCGTACAGGAAGCCGTTTTCTATTGAGGGATCCATTTCAAAAGCGTGCCCAAGACCCATCTGTTCCTCGGGAATACCTGCCATTAATGCCAGCCTTTCGTTTATGAACTGGGAAGCCAGTACCGTGTGGGCTTCTTCATAGGCATCGGCAGTAGTCAGGTAGTTATCTTCACCGGTGTTGATTATTACTCCGGCGAATCCATTAATGACCCTTGAAAAGTATTGGTCGATTATGGTCCTCTTCATGTTTATGTCTCTGAACAAGATACCGTAAAGGGCATCGTTCAGCATGACATCAAGTCTTTCAATAGCTCCCATTGCCGCAATTTCCGGCATGCAAAGTCCGGAGCAATAATTACAGAGCCTGATATATCTTCCTACTTCTTCTCCAACTTCATCAAGCGCAGACCGCATTATTCTGAAATTCTCTTGAGTGGCGTATGTTCCACCGAAACCTTCCGTTGTCGGTCCAAAGGGGACATAATCCAGAAGGCTCTGCCCCGTCGATCTGATTACTGCTACTATGTCGGCGCCTTGCCTTGCTGCCGCCCTTGCTTGAACCACATCCTCATAAATGTTTCCAGTTGCTACTATCACATAGAGATAAGGTTTCTTGCCTTCACCCAGTTCCTGTATAAGAGAGTCGCGCTTAACTCGATTCAAGCGAATCTTCTCAACTGTCTCTTCCACTAAACCGTCGATAGCTCCAAAGACTTCGACTTCAGGTCGGTAACCGAGACTTCTCAGGTCAAGTCTGCCATGTGAGATCTCCTCAGCAATTCTCTGTGGAGAGAGACCGGTTACGAGTATGGCATTGCCTATTGCGTATGCTGCGCCTTCGCTTAATAGGTTCGCGGATTTGAGGTGATCGACAACTACGTTTGACATTGGAACACCGTACTCATCGACTCCATCTATCCCGAGAAGCCTACATATTGCTCTCTCTACACTAACTGTAGTATGTTCGTTGACGAAATTGTGCACTGCATCAGCTATCTTTCGAGAGTAATTCCGCGCTTCTTCTACTTTATTCCAGTCTAAGTTCAGTTTTCCTTTCATTCACAGCCTCCCACGATATTGCCTTTTATCAGCTCTATGAATTTTTTGTCAAGTCCCATAATACGGGCGATTGCAATAGCCTCCTTCGGAAAGATTACTTTGTCCCTCATTTCTATAAGTGAGTGGTCAACGTAGTAAGAAATCTCCCTGTCTCTTTCGGTTTCAATTCTGTGGTGATCAACACCTTTAATCATAAATAACTGGGCGGAGTTGATTTGGAGTGCCTCCTCGTAATGAGATGTGAAAATGGAGCGGCACTTGGGGTTGCGACCGAGATAATCGGCAGAGGCTATCAAGAAAGCGGGACCTTCAACAGGATTAGTGCTCCGACCGATCTCGTCGAACAGGAACAGGCCCGCGATTTCCGCTTGAACTATCTCGATTGCTTCTTTCAGGTGTTGAATTTCTCCCGCAAACGACGACAGACCATCGGTGAAAGACTGTTTGTCCCCGCTGAAATAAACCACCGACTCGTACACGGGAATAAAAGCTTTATTTGCAGGAACAAAGAGACCGTACTGAAACATTGTTTGAAGAAGAGCGACACTCCTGAGAAGAACGGATTTCCCGGTCATGTTACCGCCAACGATGACAACCTTTCGTCCAAAGTTTGCTGAAAATGGCTGGAACTCCTTCCCCTTTTTTCTGAGGCTCTCGGATATCTCTGGATTGAAGAGGTCTTCGAACTCATACTCTCCAGAAGAGATTTCTGGTTTCCTCAAGCCTAGCTTCTTATTCAGATCGGTGAGAGCGATTACTAGGTCTATGTTTCCGGTCTTGTTAATCGCTTCCTCGAGGACGTCACGATACTCTCTTAGTCTATCCGAAAGATCGGCTCTCACCCTCCTCTCAATCTCGAAGTTCTTCTGAACAAGTTCATCAAGACTCTTGGTATGTTCTCCACCTATTCGCTGTAACCTGTGAAGCTCCTCCCTAACCTCACCGAGTGCATCGTCGAAGTTATTGGAGATATAGAAGCTCTCTGTTTGGGAATTATCAGGGTCTAGAATTGAAAATACGGGCGAAAGGCATGGGAGTTGCATCCATGAGCCGCAAGTGCCTAGTTCTTCCCTAAGCTTTTCGCACCAGTAAGTGAAGCTCTTGATTTCAAAGAGCTCTATATCCTCAAGCAAATTTCCACCGGAGAGGTTTGAGATTGTCCCCCTAACATCCCGGATCCTTGATAAAATTCGCTTAAGTGAAGGTACGATCTCTTCCTTCTTGAGAATCTCCTCTTGCCTTCTGTGAATTTCTTCTATTGACTTTCTGGTGGTAAGAAAGGTGAGGTTGCGCAGCGCCTCTCTTCCAATAGGTGTTATTGGCTCAATGAGAGAGATTATGTATTCAAATCCGCAGTCAAGGTATTTCAATTTGCCGTCTCCTCCAGAACATCGATTACGGGAACACTGACAAACTTCTCCAGGGCTTCTACAAGCTCTCTTGACTTGACACTGAAACCTGTTGGCGAATAAGGGTTCACCGTTACCGCGATGAGATTGGCTGGATAAACAACTTCAAGTCTTCCTCCGGATCTTTCGTACTTCACGAGAGTCTGTTCGTCAACGAAAATACATGAAAAATCTCTAATTACTACTCTCGTTCCGGGTTCTGCAAGACGAAGCAAAACGGAAGATGTCAGTGATCCGTTTATGTAGATTGTTTTCCCCACAGTATCTGTGCTTGAGTACGATGCTGTCAAGGATGAGGAGGATAGTCTTTCAAAGACCCCATTATCATCTATCCATACACCGATCTCGAGGGGGAGTAGGCGATTTCGGAGCTCTCTTTCTGCACCGGGAAGAGAGATCAGCTTCACCGCAAAACGTGTCTTTCTTACTAATTCTTCTAAGTTCATCGACAGAGCGGCACCGGTTGCAAGGATTAATCCGTCCGATATTCGTGGAGCTCCGGGGCTAAGTCTCGATGTAGAACCATCTATAAGAACCTTATCACAGCCATAGGATTTCAACGTCTTTACAGTTTCGCACAGATAGTCCAGAATAGATGGCCCCGAAATTATTACTTCGCCAGCAGTCTCTGCTCTTGCGAAGACCGTTCTGCCGAGAGGGGATCTGTAATCCCTCAGGTCTAACACAGTGGCGGAAAACCGTCGGTTGTGGAAGTCCTTCTCGGATGTTGCGAAATAAGTGCCTTTACTGACATTGATCTCGGGCTTTTTATTCAGGAAAATCTGGTCTATCTTCTCACCTTCAAGTCCCGTTGATGTCAGTCCAACAGAGACTCCCTCTTTTCTAAACTCTCTCAACAGCCGATTAAGTACGACCGTCTTACCGGTGTTCTTTTCCAGGCCGATCACGGATACTGTTTCAATTCCATCGGTTAATTCTATGACGCTGATGGGAGGTCTCATTCTCCAGTGAAGAGCAGCAATGCTTCGCCGTCAACTGCCTTCTCTCCATTGCTCTTCTCGACAGTTGTACCAACCAGTAGTCTCTTTTTCTCTTCGTTTTTCTCGAGGATTTCGATAGTGATCTTCACTTCCTCTTCCAAAAAGATTGGCTTCAAGAACTTGACTTCTTGTTTCATGTAGATAGAAC
This genomic window from Mesotoga sp. Brook.08.105.5.1 contains:
- a CDS encoding BtpA/SgcQ family protein — protein: MKRNKEVLEEIFEIDKPIIGMIHLRPLPGSPRYDSARFGMKEILKIAVEEARTMEDCGVDGLQIENIWDFPYLKGEKIGHETSAALAVATQKVREAVRIPVGVNCHLNGGKVSLAAAVAAGARWIRVFEWVNAYVSHAGLTEGIGAELARYRKLLGAEDVKFMCDVNVKHGSHFIISDRSVEEQAHDAESEGAEVLIVTGFETGQAPDAGKVRRFSDTVRVPVIIGSGLTEDNASELLKFSDGAIVGSYFKKDNNWKNPVDPDRVKKFMKSVEPLRREAKDG
- the rbsD gene encoding D-ribose pyranase; protein product: MKTKGILHNDLAREVARLGHGDMLVITDRGFPFPRHENTICIDVSVGRDLPRFVDVVKVVLEELEIEKVIIADETKSVSPEIYSQLKEIVSQIKNKGNDIVEENIPHPEFKDLVLNGSLQGKEVKVFVKTGEFTPYANIILVSGVDF
- the rbsK gene encoding ribokinase, producing MVDFDFNGEILCMGSMNMDLVMVMDSLPEPGETVLTDNFSTYPGGKGGNQAVAAAMNGAKVQMFTKLGGDRFSVELVNLMSEKGVDTSRILRDPERTAGIAMIRVDKKGQNSISFTPGSNALLSPADVERNSDLFQSGRILLLTMEIAEETIYRAIEMAHEKGMFTIVDPAPAPRQGFPDSIASLVHLIKPNETEARILTGIEVRDKESARDALEKLRLLGFRLPIVTLGEKGIVGLDEDCFIELDPFKVNCVDTTAAGDVFSGALAAALSKGESLRQSLAWANAAGALSTTISGAQTSIPSSESVRDLLGKRV
- a CDS encoding sugar ABC transporter ATP-binding protein encodes the protein MPETVLKLEGIHKSFGGIHALKDVSFELAEGEVHALLGENGAGKSTLIKILTGVHKMDSGSIQVRGKSVTIEDPVDARHKGIGAIYQELSLVDSLTVAENIFLGHEPTKSFFGSIKKRELLDKAAKYLSSFAIAVDPSAFVGDLGLGQKRIIEIIKALSINANILLLDEPTTGMSRAEIDTLFKIMDDLKKKEVNMIYISHHLDEVFRVCDRATVLRDGQNAGTFDIRSVDLKTLVKSMLGRTLKEEFPVREGTSSEEKLFEVREFRTEKMFAPINFSLRKGEILGITGIIGSGKSELALGLFGADSSVQGDISIGGKAVSLKSPDDAKKHGISFIPEDRKGQGLFLRLNVEHNICVANIDLAITKGVVSNKKKSQLAKDTCEKLRVRPLDIKMAVQNLSGGNQQKVVIGKWLCGEPDILILDEPTRGIDIGAKTEIYSLINYLADRGTGILIMSSEFREMSAICDRILVIRKGEIVGELVGKESSTEQLLTLALGG
- a CDS encoding PspC domain-containing protein is translated as MSLEKRLYKSRKDKVIDGLAAGIGEYLGIDPVIVRLVFVALVFAGGAGLLIYIIGMFIVPRAPINKENNVVIMDEEGKPIEEGEKEALSDDKSKLIIAGLLIVFGIALLLGSFTPWNIFSGIFWKFVIGIVLIAGGGFVIYKSVSRS
- a CDS encoding LacI family DNA-binding transcriptional regulator, with product MANMKDVAKHAGVSVATVSNVISGKKFVSPELKSAVLESINALQYRPSKIARSLKIRKSFLVGLLVPDITNPYFAEIARGVESIALDHDYQMFLCNSDGKSYREEETLISFLGHGVDGVINVAPRMEEGLLADLSDGMPMVILDRHLTIENPLIDVIYTNNFKGSAQLARHLLNKGHNRFACIAGPSDVPSAVRRLQGFCSELERDGIRKGDIRIYYGSFKYEDGFKIMKQKILKLKNRPTAIFAGNDMMAWGAIEAAKQHGLKIPIDISIAGFDNVLYSSLVIPAMTTVNQPKYEAGRAAMKLLLEKIMKKQSGEDVHTRKIELDSQLIVRESTEI